A window of Apium graveolens cultivar Ventura chromosome 8, ASM990537v1, whole genome shotgun sequence contains these coding sequences:
- the LOC141676607 gene encoding non-functional NADPH-dependent codeinone reductase 2-like: MALQSIPEVTLSSGNAKAMPVLGLGTAADPFPAPEVVVKAVLEAIELGYRMFDTASLYQTEEALGEAISQAVSLGLIKSRDDVFISSKLWCTDNHADRVLPALQTTLKKMKFEYLDQYLIHFPVSMRPGVPPFPVNAEDVVPNDIKSVWKAMEECQTLGLAKSIGVCNFSCKKLADILDFAKIPPAVNQVEMNPAWQQGQLREFCEANGIMIAAFSPIGGPNAFWGTKGVLESKVLMEIAESKGKSVAQVALRWAYEQGVVIVMKSFNKERLKQNLEIFDWELSDEESKKIADIPQSRAYPGKMFISETGTIKSVEELWDGEI, from the exons ATGGCATTGCAAAGTATTCCAGAAGTTACCCTGAGCTCCGGCAATGCAAAAGCTATGCCAGTTTTGGGACTGGGGACAGCAGCTGATCCCTTTCCAGCACCAGAAGTTGTCGTAAAAGCAGTGCTCGAAGCAATTGAACTAGGTTACCGGATGTTTGATACTGCTTCTCTTTACCAAACAGAGGAAGCTCTTGGTGAAGCGATATCTCAAGCTGTTAGTCTTGGCTTAATTAAGTCTCGTGATGATGTATTTATCTCCTCTAAGCTGTGGTGCACTGATAATCATGCTGATCGTGTCCTCCCTGCTCTTCAAACGACTCTGAA GAAAATGAAGTTTGAGTATCTCGATCAGTATCTTATACATTTTCCGGTGAGTATGAGGCCCGGGGTGCCACCTTTTCCAGTAAATGCTGAAGATGTTGTTCCAAATGATATCAAATCAGTTTGGAAAGCCATGGAAGAGTGCCAAACTCTTGGCCTTGCAAAATCAATTGGTGTCTGTAATTTCTCTTGCAAGAAGCTTGCTGATATTCTTGATTTTGCCAAGATTCCTCCAGCAGTTAACCAG GTGGAGATGAACCCGGCATGGCAACAAGGACAGCTGAGAGAGTTCTGTGAGGCAAATGGAATCATGATAGCTGCTTTTTCCCCTATTGGAGGACCAAACGCCTTTTGGGGAACCAAAGGAGTGTTGGAATCTAAGGTTCTAATGGAAATTGCAGAGTCGAAAGGAAAATCTGTAGCTCAAGTGGCTTTGAGATGGGCTTATGAGCAAGGGGTTGTCATTGTGATGAAGAGCTTTAACAAAGAGAGACTTAAGCAAAATCTTGAAATTTTTGACTGGGAGTTGAGCGATGAAGAGTCCAAGAAGATTGCTGACATCCCACAGAGCAGGGCTTACCCCGGGAAGATGTTTATCTCTGAAACCGGCACTATCAAGTCAGTGGAGGAGCTCTGGGATGGTGAAATTTGA